Below is a genomic region from Syntrophales bacterium.
CCCTCATCGTCTTATTGATCCTTTTCCCGTTTGTTTTTCAAGGATCGAAATATTTGCTGCACATAGCCGACAGCGTGCTGATTGCCATCATTGCCGCCTTGGGCTTAAACATCCTTACCGGTTTTACCGGGCAGATATCACTGGGGCACGGGGCATTTATCGGCGTGGGCGCCTATGCTTCCGGTTATTTCATGAACCAGTTCGGCCTGCCTTTTTTTGCCTGCCTGCTGATTGCCGGATTCATCACCGCCATCGTGGGAATGGTTTTCGGCATTCCGTCACTTAGGCTCAAGGGGCTATATCTCGCGATCGCGACCCTTGCCGCACAGGTCATTCTTGAATTCGTCTTTATCCGCTGGCGCAGCGTAACCGGCGGCAGCCAGGGACTGCTCGTTGCGCCGGCAAGCATCGGCGGATTCGAGTTTAACAGCGAATTCAAATTTTACTTTCTCGCCTTGGCCTTTGCCATTCTCGCCGTCCTTACCGCCAAGAACATCGTCCGCACGAAACCGGGCCGTGCTTTCATGGCCATTCGCGACCGCTATATATCGGCAGAGATCATCGGCGTCCCGCTTTTCCAATACAAGCTCCTCGCGTTCGGCATCAGTTCCTTTTTTGCCGGCGTTTCCGGAAGCCTGTGGGCTCACTATATCGGGATCATCACCCCGGAACATTTCAATGTCGTGGTTTCCATCCAGTACCTTTCGATGATTATTATCGGCGGTCTGGGAAGTATCTACGGCACAATCCTCGGCACCATTTTCATCGTTTTGCTGCCGGAGATTCTCAGGGCGATAAGCGGGTCTCTGTCCTCCAGTTATCCGATACTGATCGACATATTTAACGCGCTACGCGAGGGTATATTTGGCCTCGTTATTATAATGTTCCTTATTTTCGAGCCGGACGGGCTTGCCCACCGGTGGAAAATGATTAAAAACTACTGGAAGTTATGGCCATTTTCCTATTAAGGGAAGGCCTGTTGTTGAAGTGATGTTCAGGCGGGGGCAACTCCAAATTTAACGGAAAAACAATATAAGGAGGGTAGTATGAAAAAGGTTCTGTTGGTTGCTTTATCGTTTTTATTGCTCAGTGGTGTCTCTTTCGCGCAGCAGACAATCAAGATAGGCGGTATCTTCGATATAACCGGCGCCACCGGTGACGTCGGGGCGCCTTATGCTGTTGCAGCAAGGGAGTACATCAAATATGTCAACAAACATGGCGGCGTCAACGGCAAACAGATTGACCTGATCGATGTCGATTATGCCTACAAAATCCCGCAGGCCGTTTCCGCTTATAAGGAAATGACTTCAAAGGGCGCGATCGCCATCCTCGGCTGGGGAACAGGCGATACTGAGGCCATGGCGCCGATGGTTGCCAAGGACAAGATTCCGTACATCTCTGCTTCCTACTCCGAACACCTTGTCTTTGAAAAAACGCCTTATAATTTCATCGCCGGCGCCTCCTATTCCGATCAGGCGAGACTCGCCCTGCAGTGGATCAAGGACACCTGGAAGGATAAAAGCCGGGCCCCGAGAGTAGCGTTGCTGTACAATGACACAGGTTTCGGTCGCTCGCCGATTCAGGACGCCGAGGATTTCGCCAAAAAAATCGGCGTCGAAATTGTTGACAAGGAAATAATCGGTCTGCGCGATCTCGATGCCACAACCCAGCTTCTCAACATGCAGAAGAAAAATGCCGACTACGCCATCAACCAGCATACCCTGATGGCAACCGCCACGATCCTCAAAGATGCGAAAAAACTTGGCTTGAAGACAAAGTTCATCGGTCTGAACTGGGCCTTCTCCGAAACATTGATCAAAATGGCTGGCGATGCGGCCAATGGCTTCATGGCACCGATGCCATTCGCCTTCTGGACGGAAACGAATCTCAAGGGCGTCCAGTTAATGCACAAGGTTCACAAGGAAATTTCCGGCAATGATGAACCCCAGCCGGTAAATTACACCCAGGGGTTTATCTCTGCCTATCTGCTTGTCGAAGCGCTGAAAAAGGCGGGCACCAATCTGAGTGGCGAGGGCATCAAAAAGGTCCTGGAGTCCAACAAGTTCGACATGATGGGGCTCAGTGCCGACATTGCTTATAAATCCGATATAAGAAAACCCAACATGGCTGCAAAGATGTATGTTATCAAAAACGGCAAGATCGAACCCTTGACCGCTTTATTGAAGTATTAATTGTTCCTGGAGCAGGCAGGATACC
It encodes:
- a CDS encoding branched-chain amino acid ABC transporter permease, which produces MAIKCGVFKTTYEDDEAIWQTKVSKFWIAALIVLLILFPFVFQGSKYLLHIADSVLIAIIAALGLNILTGFTGQISLGHGAFIGVGAYASGYFMNQFGLPFFACLLIAGFITAIVGMVFGIPSLRLKGLYLAIATLAAQVILEFVFIRWRSVTGGSQGLLVAPASIGGFEFNSEFKFYFLALAFAILAVLTAKNIVRTKPGRAFMAIRDRYISAEIIGVPLFQYKLLAFGISSFFAGVSGSLWAHYIGIITPEHFNVVVSIQYLSMIIIGGLGSIYGTILGTIFIVLLPEILRAISGSLSSSYPILIDIFNALREGIFGLVIIMFLIFEPDGLAHRWKMIKNYWKLWPFSY
- a CDS encoding ABC transporter substrate-binding protein, which translates into the protein MKKVLLVALSFLLLSGVSFAQQTIKIGGIFDITGATGDVGAPYAVAAREYIKYVNKHGGVNGKQIDLIDVDYAYKIPQAVSAYKEMTSKGAIAILGWGTGDTEAMAPMVAKDKIPYISASYSEHLVFEKTPYNFIAGASYSDQARLALQWIKDTWKDKSRAPRVALLYNDTGFGRSPIQDAEDFAKKIGVEIVDKEIIGLRDLDATTQLLNMQKKNADYAINQHTLMATATILKDAKKLGLKTKFIGLNWAFSETLIKMAGDAANGFMAPMPFAFWTETNLKGVQLMHKVHKEISGNDEPQPVNYTQGFISAYLLVEALKKAGTNLSGEGIKKVLESNKFDMMGLSADIAYKSDIRKPNMAAKMYVIKNGKIEPLTALLKY